From the genome of Symphalangus syndactylus isolate Jambi chromosome 7, NHGRI_mSymSyn1-v2.1_pri, whole genome shotgun sequence, one region includes:
- the CPLX2 gene encoding complexin-2, translating into MDFVMKQALGGATKDMGKMLGGEEEKDPDAQKKEEERQEALRQQEEERKAKHARMEAEREKVRQQIRDKYGLKKKEEKEAEEKAALEQPCEGSLTRPKKAIPAGCGDEEEEEEESILDTVLKYLPGPLQDMFKK; encoded by the exons ATGGACTTCGTCATGAAGCAGGCCCTTGGAG GGGCCACCAAGGACATGGGGAAGATGctggggggagaggaggagaaggaccCTGACGcgcagaaaaaggaggaggagcgGCAGGAGGCCCTGcggcagcaggaggaggagcgCAAGGCCAAGCACGCGCGCATGGAGGCGGAGCGAGAGAAGGTCCGGCAGCAGATCCGAGATAAG taTGGgctgaagaagaaggaggagaaggaagcagaggaGAAAGCAGCCCTGGAGCAGCCCTGCGAGGGGAGCCTGACCCGGCCCAAGAAGGCCATCCCTGCGGGCTGCggggacgaggaggaggaggaagaggagagcatCCTGGACACGGTGCTCAAATACCTGCCCGGGCCGCTGCAGGACATGTTCAAGAAGTAA